The genomic stretch GTTCTGCGCCATGCCGTCGAGGCTGGCGTGAACCACATCGACACCAGCGACTTCTATGGCCCGCATGTCACCAACCAGCTGATCCGCGAGGCGCTGGCGCCCTATCCGGACGATCTGCTGATCGTGACCAAGGTCGGCGGACGGCGCGGTGCGGACGCGTCCTGGCTCCCGGCGGCGTCTCCCGAGGAGCTGCGGCAGGCGGTGCATGACAATCTGCGCAATCTCGGCCTCGACGTGCTCGACGTCGTCAATATGCGGCTGTGGGGCGATCATGGCCATGCCCCGGCGGAAGGCCCGGTCGAACGGGAACTGAGCGTGCTTGCCGAGCTTCAGCAGCAGGGGCTGATCCGTCACATCGGGCTCAGCAACGCCACGGCGCGGCAGGTGGAGGAGGGGCGGCGCCTCTGCGACATCGTCTGCGTGCAGAACCATTATAATCTGGTGCATCGGGCCGACGATGCGGTGATCGACGATCTCGCCGCACAGGGGATCGCCTATGTGCCCTTCTTCCCGCTCGGTGGTTTCTCGCCGATCCAGTCCGGTCTGCTGTCCGATGTCGCCCGGCGGCTCGGGGCGACGCCGATGCAGGTGGCGCTCGCCTGGCTGCTGAAGCGGTCACCCAACATCCTGCTGATCCCGGGGACATCCTCGGTCAAGCATCTGCGGGAAAATCTGGCGGCGGCGGATGTGGTCCTGCCCGCCGATGCCCTCGCCTCGCTGGACGGCCTGGGCAAGGCGGCATGATGGTCGGTGGGCAAGGAGAGCGTGCGCGCTCCCCTTGCCTCGACGTGTGTTACCGGCGCTCCACATTCGGCAGGAAGATGGTCAACAGCCCGAGCAGCGGCAGGAAGGAGCAGGCGCTATAGACGAAGCCGATGCCGCGCCAGTCCGCCACGACACCCAGACCCGCCGCACCGATGCCGGCCACGCCGAAGGCCAGCCCGAAGAACAGGCCCGACACCATGCCGACCCGGCCGGGAAGCAGTTCCTGCGCATAGACCACGATGGCGGGGAAGGCCGATGCCAGCGCCAGCCCGATCACGGCGCTGAGAACCACCGTCGCCGTCAGGCCGACATAGGGCAGGGCCAGCGTGAAGGGCAGGATGCCGAGGATCGAGACCCAGATCACCGTTTTGCGGCCGATGCGGTCGCCCACCGGGCCGCCGATCACCGTCCCGGCGGCGACCGCCGCCAAGAAGACGAACAGGCAGAGCTGGGCATCGCCGGTAGACAACCCGAAGCGGTCGATCAGATAGAAGATGTAGTAGCTGGTGATGCTGGCCAGATAGACGTATTTGGACACGATCAGCGCGATCAGGATGGCGACGGCCCGGCCGACCTGCCGGCTGGACAGGTGGGCGTGCTGCGTCGCCGCCCGGCCGCTGGTCTTGCGGGGCTTGGCATTCCGGCGCTGCCAGCTTCCCAGCCGCACCATCACCACCATGCCGGTCAACGCGGCGAACCCGAACCAGCTGAGGCTGCCCTGGCCGTGGGGCAGGATGATGAAGGCGGCCAGCAGGGGGCCGAGTGCGGAGCCGAGATTGCCGCCGACCTGGAACAACGACTGGGCCAGCCCGTGGGCGCCGCCCGAAGCCTGCCGGGCGATGCGCGACGCTTCCGGATGGAAGACGGACGACCCGAAGCCCAGCAGCATCCCGCCGGCCAGCAGCGCCGGAAAACCGGGCGCCCAGGCCAGGGTGAGCAGCCCGAGCAGGGTGGAGCCCATGCCGAAGACCAGCGAATAGGGCATCGGCTTGCGGTCGGTGAACAGCCCGACCAGCGGTTGGAGAAGCGATGCCGTCAGCTGATAGACGAAGGTCAGCAGGCCGAGCTGGGCGAAGCTGAGGCCGAACTCGTCCTTCAGGATCGGATAGACCGCCGGCAGCAGCGACTGGATCATGTCGTTGAGCAGGTGGCAGGCGCTGATCGCGGCCAGGATGGAAAAGGCCGTCGAACCGGCATTGGACCGGCTCAGGGTGGTGTCGGTCACGGGGGTATGCCCTCTTCTCTCCGCCTCGGGCGTCCGCACCGTTGATCGGCGGTGCGGTTAGCCCGGCTTTGTTGCGTTGATTGCACCGTAAGCCTACGGTCGGCAGAGAAGGCCCGCCACCGCGGTCAGGCCAGTTTTCTACGAGTTTGGGCCATGGTCAGGAATGTTCGGGTCGACGAGATCGATGAAGTCCAGCGGCCGTTGCTCGCCACCACCCATGACTATCCGGACGGCGGCACTCTGCCGCTCCACCGGCACCGGCGCGGGCAGCTGATTTCCGGCATCACCGGGGTGCTGATCATGTCGACGCCGCAGGGCCGTTGGGTGGTGCCGCCCGATTTCGGCCTGTGGATCCCGCCCGGCATCCTGCACGAGGTCCGCATGATCGGGGCGGTGACCACCCACAGCCTGTTTCTGGACCCGGACCTGACCGAAGGCATGCCTGACCGCTGTCAGGTCGTCGGGCTGTCGCCCTTCATCCGAAGCCTGATCGCCCGCGCCGTCGATGTCCCGGCCGACTATGACCCGGACAGCCATGAGGGGGCGGTGATGGCGCTGATCCGCTACGAGATGCTGCATCTGCCGGCCCAACCCCTGACCGTGCCGTTTCCGACGAACCAAGCGCTGGCCGGGCGCTGCCGACGCTTCCTTCAGAAGCCGGCGGTGCACGAGACGATCGAGCAGTGGTGCGACGAACTGGGCGTCAGCCGGCGCGCCTTCACCCGGCTGTTCCGCCGGGAAACCGGGCTGAGTTTCCTGGAATGGCGTCAGCAGGCCTGCCTGGCCGCCGCCCTGCCGCGGCTGGTGGCGGGGGAAGCCGTCACCGCAGTCGCTCTCGACCTCGGCTATGACAACCCCGCCGCCTTCACCGCGATGTTCAAGCGGGTGCTGGGCTCCTCGCCGCGCGCCTATCTGAAGGGGGCGGACTGACCTTTCCTGTCAGGCATGGCGCATCGCCTCAAGATCGGCGATGAGGCCGGGGCCCTGCGGGTGCCAGCCGAGTTTCGCTCGCGTGAGAGCGCTGGACGCCGCCAGATCGATGCCGGCGAACATCGCCATCCAGCCGAAATGCTCGACCGCCTGTGCCTGCGGGACGGAGACCGCCGGGATTTTCAGACCGCGCGCCAGTGTTTCCACGATCTCGCGGGTCTCGACCCCTTCCTCGCCGACCGCATGGTAACGGGCGCCGGGCTCCGCTTTCTCGATCGCCAGACGATAGAGACGGGCGACATCACTCAAATGACCGGCGGACCAGCGGTTGCGTCCCTCCCCGATGTAGGCGGCGACGCCCTTTTCACGGAAGATGCCGATCAGCGGGGTGATCAGCCCCTGCTTTTCCGTATCGTGCACCTGCGGCAGCCGCATCACCCCGACATTGACGCCGGCATCCAGCAGCTCGTTGCCGGCCCGCTCCGACGCGATGCGCGGATTGGGATGGGCGTCGTCGAAAACGTCCTCGCGGGCCAACCGGCCGTGGCCGGCTCCGCCGATCCCGACACCCGAGGTGATCAGCAGCGGGCGGTCGGAGCCCTTCAGCACCGCGCCCAGCGCGCCGATCACCCGGCGGTCCTTGTCGCAATTCTCGGCGAAGCGCGAGAAATCATGGTCGAAGGCGGTGTGGATCACCGCATCGGCCTTTTCGGCGCCACCCTGGATGCTTGCCGGATCCTCCAGCGTGCCGTGGTGCGGCTCGGCCCCGGCAGCTTCCAGCGCGCGGGCGCCTTCGGCGGACCGGATCATGCCGACCACCTGATGGCCGGCTTGCAGAAGGTCTGACAGCACGGCGCGGCCGATGAAACCGGTGGCGCCGGTGAGGAAAATACGCATGGGAAAATCACCTTTCCAATTGCATAGCCCCCACTCTGCGGTACCGTGATATCCTGTTAAAGTAGTGGCGTTTTCCTAGTATAGTGGCTACCAGGATCCATCCATGCAGCCCGACACCAAGCAGGCCAACACTCTGGCCGCCTTCCTGCGCGACCGCCGGACGCGGCTCGATCCGGCGGCCTTCGGTTTCACCGGCCGGCGGCGTACGCCGGGACTGCGGCGGGAGGAGGTGGCGCAGCGCGCCAACATCAGCCCGACCTGGTACACGTGGCTTGAACAGGGGCGGGGCGGGGCGCCGTCGGCCGATGTACTGGACCGGATCGCCGGCGGCCTGATGCTGACCGATCTGGAGCGGGAGCATCTGTTCATCCTGGCGCTGGGCCGACCGCCGGAGATGCGCTACCGGCCGGTGCAGGGCGTCAGCCCGCGACTGCAACGCCTGCTGGAGTCCTTCGATGCCTGCCCGGCCTTCATCAAGACGGCGACCTGGGACGTGCTGGCCTGGAACCGGGCCGCCGCGGTGGTGCTGACCGATTACGCCACGCTTCCCCCCGACCAGCGCAACATCCTGCGTCTGGTGTTCGGCAACCCGGCGATCCGCGCCAAGCAGAGGGATTGGGAAGGCATGGCGCGGCATCTGGTCGGCGCCTTCCGCGTCGATGCCGCACGGGCCGGGGCGGTGAAGGAGATCGCCGATCTCGTCGAGGAGTTGTGCCGGACGAGCGCCGACTTCGCCCGGTTCTGGAACGAGAACGACGTCTATGCGCCGAGCGAGGGGGTGAAGCAGCTCCAGCACCCCGAACTCGGCGCCGTCGAGATGGAGTATTCCGCCTTCGCCGTCGATGGCCGTCCGGACCTGGGGCTGCTGGTTTACAACCCGCTGGACGACCGGATCAAGGACCGCATCCGGGCCATGGTCGCGCAGAGAGACCCGGCGGGACCAGGCGCGGATGCGCCGTCTCAGCGTCCTGCCGCCTGACGGCGCAGGGTCTTCAACTCCTCGAAGCGGGCGGAGACGTCGCGCATGACGGCGGCCATTCCCAGCATGGCGCCGTCGGCGTCCTTCAGCGGCACGATGGTGAACTCCACTGAGATGCGGCTGCCATCCTTGCGCGTCGCCGGCACCGACAGCAGGTCGCCGCTGCCATAACGGCTGACCCCCGATTTCATCACTTCGTCATAGCCCTCCCAATGGCGCTGGCGCTGCCGCTCGGGGATGATGATGTCCAGCGATTGGCCGATCGCCTCATCGGCGGTGAAGCCGAACACCCGCTCGGCGCCCGCGTTCCAGAAGCGGATGACGCCTTCCCGGTCGGAATAGGCGATGGCCTCGGCCGGGCTGTTCAAAAGCGCCAGCCCCAGCTGCCGCAACTCTTCCTCGTTCATCAGAATCTCCCTGTGATCGGTTCTTGGCGATGCGTCAAATGTCCAACACCAATCTTGCGCTTCGGGCACGCGAGACGCACAGCATCATCGTCTTGCCGGCGGCGCGCTCGGCGTCTGACAGGACGCTGTCGCGGTGGTCGGGCTCGCCCTCCAGCACCGTCGTCTCGCAGGTGCCGCAGATGCCCTGCTCGCAGGAGGAATCGGCCTCGACGCCCGCAGCATGGAGCGAGTCCAGAATGCCAGTCCCCGCCGGCACCGTGACGGTCACGCCGGACCGGGCGCAGACCACCTCGAAGCTTTCGTCCGGCACAACCTGACGGGCCGGCTCGACACGCGGCGTGAACCACTCGAAACGGACATCCTGAGCCGGCTGGGCGGCAGCCGCGACCGCCTCCATCAGCCGCTGTGGGCCACAGCAATAGATCGGGATATTGGTGGGCGTGGACGCCAGCAGCGCCTCCACCGCCAGCCGGTCGCCTTCGTCGGCGGCATGCAGTTCGACCCGACCATGGGGCAGGGCGCGGAGATCGTCGAGAAAGGGCGCCGCCGATGCGCTGCGCACGCAGTAATGCAGGACCCAGTCCGCCCCGCGTTCCGCCGCCTTGCGGATCATCGGCAACAGCGGGGTGATGCCGATGCCGCCGGCGATGAACAGATAACGCGGCGCGTCGTCGAAACGGAAATTGTTGCGGGGAGCGGAGATGGCGAGGTCGGTGCCCGGTTCCAGCTCCCCGTGGATGAAGCCCGATCCCCGGCCGCCCGGCACGTTCAGCACGGCGATGCGGTAGGCATGGCGGTCCGCCGGGTCGCCGCACAGCGAATAGGACCGCACCGCGCCGTCCGGCAGATGCAGGTCGATGTGGGCGCCCGGCTCGGCTGGCGGCAACAGTCGTTCGTCGGGATCGCGCAGTTCGACCAGCCGGACTTGCGGCGTGATCGGCTCCAGACGGTGCACGCGCAGCGTCCATGGCGTCTTCGGCGAATGTCCGGGCGGCGAATGTCCGGGCGTTCCCGGCTGAATACTGCTCATCGGTCTGCCTGCAAGGTTTGTCGGCGGAGTATGGTATGCCAGATCCAATGCGGGCAGCGTAAAACCTCAAGTTAACTTCAGGTCAAGCGGAAATATCGGCGCCAACCCGGAGCCGTCCCGAGCGGCCGCACAAGAACCGCCCATCCCCGGCGCCTTCACGCCGGGGATGGGCGGTTCTTGCGGACCTGTCAGATTTCGCGCTTGGACATCTGGTCGGCGATATGGTCGGCCTGCCGGATCGCCAGCGCGACGATGGTCAGGGTCGGGTTTTCCGACGCTCCGCTGGTGAACTGGCTGCCGTCCGACACGAACAGGTTCTTCACGTCATGCGCCTGCCCCCATTTGTTGACGACGCCGTCGCGGGCGTTGGCGCTCATCCGGTTGGTGCCGAGATTGTGGGTGGAGGGGTAGGGCGGGGTGTGGATGGTCCTGACCGCTCCCACCGCGTCATAGACCGCCGAGCCGCGGCCATAGGCATGGGTGCGCATGGCGATGTCGTTGGGATGGTCATCGAAATTGACGTTGGGGATCGGCAGGCCGAACTTGTCCTTCTCCGTCGCGTGCAGGGTGACGCGGTTGGTCTCGCGCGGCATGTCCTCCCCCACCAGCCACATGCCGGCGATATGGTCGTAGGCGTCCAGCGCCGAGCTGAAGTCGCGGCCCCAGGCTCCCGGATCGAGGAAGGCCGCCATGAAGGGCACGCCGAGCGACAGCGTTTCCATCTCGTAGCCGCCGACGAAGCCGCGCCGCGGGTCGAAGCGGGATTCGTCGCGGATGATGCCGGCCATGGTGGTGCCGCGATACATGTGCACCGGCCGGTCGAACAGACCATAGACCGAGCCGGTCATGTGCCGCATGTAGTTGCGCCCGACCTGACCCGACGAGTTCGCCAGCCCGTCCGGGAACATCGTCGATGCCGAGTTCAGCAGCAGGCGCGGGCTTTCGATCGAGTTGCCGGCGACCGCGACGATGCGGGCCTTCTGCCGGTGCATGGCGCCGGTGCTGTCGGCATAGAGCACGCCGTTGACCCTGCCCTTCGCGTCATGCTCGATCTTCAGCACCTGGGCGTTCGGCCGGACCTCCAGGTTGCCGGTGGCCTCGCCCTTGGGGATTTCGGTGTAGAGCGTCGACCATTTCGCCCCCGACTTGCAGCCCTGGAAACAGAAACCGATCTGCTGGCAGGAACCGCGGCCGTCGCGCGGCTTGCTGTTGATCGACATGTTGCCGGTGTGGAACTCGTTGTAGCCCAGCTTCTTGGCGCCGGCCGCCAGAACCTTGTAATTGTTGTTGCCGGGCAGGCGCGGGATGCCGTTGGTGCCGGTCGTCCCCATTTTGAACTCGGCCTTGTCGTAATAGGGCTCCATCTCCGCCAGCGTCACCGGCCAGTCGAGCAGGTTGGCGCCTTCCACCGCGCCATAGGTCGTGCGCGCCTTGAACTCGTGTTCCTGGAAGCGCAGCGAGGCGCCGGCCCAATGGACGGTGGAGCCGCCGACAGCCTTGACGATCCAGGCCGGCAGGTTGGGGAAGTCCTTCGCCACCCGCCAGCTGCCGGACGTCGTGCGCTTGTCCAGCCAGGAGATCTGGGAAAAGCTCTTCCACTCGTCGTTCACGAAATCCTGGATTTCGTGGCGCCCGCCGGCCTCCAGGCAGACGACCTTGATGCCCTTCTGGGCCAGTTCGTTCGCCAGGGTGCCG from Azospirillum sp. TSH100 encodes the following:
- a CDS encoding aldo/keto reductase family oxidoreductase; translated protein: MPDIDNSGSFTFGGKVVRRLGYGAMQLAGPGVFGPPKDRDAAIAVLRHAVEAGVNHIDTSDFYGPHVTNQLIREALAPYPDDLLIVTKVGGRRGADASWLPAASPEELRQAVHDNLRNLGLDVLDVVNMRLWGDHGHAPAEGPVERELSVLAELQQQGLIRHIGLSNATARQVEEGRRLCDIVCVQNHYNLVHRADDAVIDDLAAQGIAYVPFFPLGGFSPIQSGLLSDVARRLGATPMQVALAWLLKRSPNILLIPGTSSVKHLRENLAAADVVLPADALASLDGLGKAA
- a CDS encoding MFS transporter; this translates as MTDTTLSRSNAGSTAFSILAAISACHLLNDMIQSLLPAVYPILKDEFGLSFAQLGLLTFVYQLTASLLQPLVGLFTDRKPMPYSLVFGMGSTLLGLLTLAWAPGFPALLAGGMLLGFGSSVFHPEASRIARQASGGAHGLAQSLFQVGGNLGSALGPLLAAFIILPHGQGSLSWFGFAALTGMVVMVRLGSWQRRNAKPRKTSGRAATQHAHLSSRQVGRAVAILIALIVSKYVYLASITSYYIFYLIDRFGLSTGDAQLCLFVFLAAVAAGTVIGGPVGDRIGRKTVIWVSILGILPFTLALPYVGLTATVVLSAVIGLALASAFPAIVVYAQELLPGRVGMVSGLFFGLAFGVAGIGAAGLGVVADWRGIGFVYSACSFLPLLGLLTIFLPNVERR
- a CDS encoding helix-turn-helix domain-containing protein: MVRNVRVDEIDEVQRPLLATTHDYPDGGTLPLHRHRRGQLISGITGVLIMSTPQGRWVVPPDFGLWIPPGILHEVRMIGAVTTHSLFLDPDLTEGMPDRCQVVGLSPFIRSLIARAVDVPADYDPDSHEGAVMALIRYEMLHLPAQPLTVPFPTNQALAGRCRRFLQKPAVHETIEQWCDELGVSRRAFTRLFRRETGLSFLEWRQQACLAAALPRLVAGEAVTAVALDLGYDNPAAFTAMFKRVLGSSPRAYLKGAD
- a CDS encoding SDR family oxidoreductase translates to MRIFLTGATGFIGRAVLSDLLQAGHQVVGMIRSAEGARALEAAGAEPHHGTLEDPASIQGGAEKADAVIHTAFDHDFSRFAENCDKDRRVIGALGAVLKGSDRPLLITSGVGIGGAGHGRLAREDVFDDAHPNPRIASERAGNELLDAGVNVGVMRLPQVHDTEKQGLITPLIGIFREKGVAAYIGEGRNRWSAGHLSDVARLYRLAIEKAEPGARYHAVGEEGVETREIVETLARGLKIPAVSVPQAQAVEHFGWMAMFAGIDLAASSALTRAKLGWHPQGPGLIADLEAMRHA
- a CDS encoding helix-turn-helix transcriptional regulator, whose protein sequence is MQPDTKQANTLAAFLRDRRTRLDPAAFGFTGRRRTPGLRREEVAQRANISPTWYTWLEQGRGGAPSADVLDRIAGGLMLTDLEREHLFILALGRPPEMRYRPVQGVSPRLQRLLESFDACPAFIKTATWDVLAWNRAAAVVLTDYATLPPDQRNILRLVFGNPAIRAKQRDWEGMARHLVGAFRVDAARAGAVKEIADLVEELCRTSADFARFWNENDVYAPSEGVKQLQHPELGAVEMEYSAFAVDGRPDLGLLVYNPLDDRIKDRIRAMVAQRDPAGPGADAPSQRPAA
- a CDS encoding PAS domain S-box protein; amino-acid sequence: MNEEELRQLGLALLNSPAEAIAYSDREGVIRFWNAGAERVFGFTADEAIGQSLDIIIPERQRQRHWEGYDEVMKSGVSRYGSGDLLSVPATRKDGSRISVEFTIVPLKDADGAMLGMAAVMRDVSARFEELKTLRRQAAGR
- a CDS encoding PDR/VanB family oxidoreductase, producing MSSIQPGTPGHSPPGHSPKTPWTLRVHRLEPITPQVRLVELRDPDERLLPPAEPGAHIDLHLPDGAVRSYSLCGDPADRHAYRIAVLNVPGGRGSGFIHGELEPGTDLAISAPRNNFRFDDAPRYLFIAGGIGITPLLPMIRKAAERGADWVLHYCVRSASAAPFLDDLRALPHGRVELHAADEGDRLAVEALLASTPTNIPIYCCGPQRLMEAVAAAAQPAQDVRFEWFTPRVEPARQVVPDESFEVVCARSGVTVTVPAGTGILDSLHAAGVEADSSCEQGICGTCETTVLEGEPDHRDSVLSDAERAAGKTMMLCVSRARSARLVLDI
- a CDS encoding GMC family oxidoreductase, which encodes MVAKFAMDDDSVVVVIGSGAGGGTLANELAQKGIKVVCLEAGGRHEIQDFVNDEWKSFSQISWLDKRTTSGSWRVAKDFPNLPAWIVKAVGGSTVHWAGASLRFQEHEFKARTTYGAVEGANLLDWPVTLAEMEPYYDKAEFKMGTTGTNGIPRLPGNNNYKVLAAGAKKLGYNEFHTGNMSINSKPRDGRGSCQQIGFCFQGCKSGAKWSTLYTEIPKGEATGNLEVRPNAQVLKIEHDAKGRVNGVLYADSTGAMHRQKARIVAVAGNSIESPRLLLNSASTMFPDGLANSSGQVGRNYMRHMTGSVYGLFDRPVHMYRGTTMAGIIRDESRFDPRRGFVGGYEMETLSLGVPFMAAFLDPGAWGRDFSSALDAYDHIAGMWLVGEDMPRETNRVTLHATEKDKFGLPIPNVNFDDHPNDIAMRTHAYGRGSAVYDAVGAVRTIHTPPYPSTHNLGTNRMSANARDGVVNKWGQAHDVKNLFVSDGSQFTSGASENPTLTIVALAIRQADHIADQMSKREI